In one window of Chryseobacterium viscerum DNA:
- a CDS encoding cytochrome d ubiquinol oxidase subunit II, translating into MIYVVIGFLWLSICLYIILGGADFGAGIVELFTNKKARHKTHEIMYESIAPVWEANHMWLIIAIVILFVGFPEIYTTMSTYLHIPLVLMLVGIIARGTAFTFRHYDAVKDNWQVLYTQIFYYASLLTPFFLGLIAAATVSHSINPDAVSFVDLYIFSWLNWFGVSVGLFTVALCAYLASIFSLRETRDKVDLLLMIRKSKQTMIFVVITGILVFVTAYISDIPLLMWVFSKPLGIMAIAFATIALLLILRALNRQKLLPVRALAGFQMVMILVAATYQHNPNIILLGNGQHLSLLEHMAPEKTIAALGWALMLGSLFILPFLFYLMASFSKLRK; encoded by the coding sequence ATGATCTACGTTGTAATAGGTTTTCTCTGGCTTTCTATCTGTCTTTATATTATTTTGGGAGGAGCTGATTTCGGAGCTGGTATTGTAGAACTTTTCACCAATAAAAAAGCCAGACACAAGACTCATGAAATCATGTATGAGTCAATTGCTCCTGTATGGGAAGCAAATCATATGTGGCTGATTATTGCCATTGTAATTCTCTTTGTAGGATTTCCTGAAATTTATACCACCATGTCTACCTATCTTCATATTCCTTTGGTATTGATGCTTGTGGGTATTATTGCAAGAGGAACCGCATTTACCTTCAGACACTATGATGCTGTGAAAGATAACTGGCAGGTTTTATACACCCAGATTTTCTACTATGCAAGTCTGTTAACGCCGTTCTTTTTAGGATTAATAGCTGCTGCAACGGTTTCCCACTCTATCAATCCTGATGCGGTAAGTTTTGTAGATTTATATATTTTTAGCTGGCTGAACTGGTTTGGGGTTTCTGTGGGACTATTCACTGTTGCATTGTGTGCCTATCTTGCTTCTATCTTTTCATTAAGAGAAACCCGTGATAAAGTGGACCTTTTACTGATGATAAGAAAGTCCAAGCAGACAATGATTTTTGTTGTGATTACAGGAATATTAGTGTTTGTGACTGCTTATATTTCAGATATTCCTCTTTTGATGTGGGTATTTTCCAAACCTTTGGGTATTATGGCTATTGCTTTTGCAACCATTGCCTTATTACTTATTTTAAGAGCTCTGAACCGTCAAAAACTACTTCCTGTACGTGCATTGGCAGGATTCCAGATGGTTATGATTTTAGTGGCCGCAACGTATCAGCATAATCCGAATATTATTTTATTAGGAAACGGACAACATCTTTCATTACTGGAACATATGGCTCCCGAAAAAACCATTGCAGCATTGGGCTGGGCTTTGATGTTGGGCTCCTTATTTATTCTTCCGTTTTTATTTTATCTGATGGCTTCTTTCAGTAAACTGAGAAAATAG
- a CDS encoding ClbS/DfsB family four-helix bundle protein yields MQSYKDKTELIEELKKRYLLYDQEFDTIKEEEKDLLLPGIDKTPSQNISYQLGWTHLLLQWESDESKGIDVKTPTSEYKWNNLKGLYQSFYDQYDSYSLQQQRELLRNQVNEIMNWIESLDDETLFSPGQRKWATTPAQWPVWKWIHINTVAPFKNFRTQLRKWKKEKGTE; encoded by the coding sequence ATGCAGAGCTATAAGGATAAAACAGAGCTCATTGAGGAACTCAAGAAAAGATATCTGCTGTATGATCAGGAATTTGATACTATAAAAGAAGAGGAAAAGGATCTTCTACTACCGGGAATTGACAAAACTCCATCACAAAATATTTCCTATCAATTGGGCTGGACACATCTGCTTTTACAATGGGAATCTGATGAAAGCAAAGGAATTGATGTAAAAACTCCTACGTCTGAGTATAAATGGAATAATCTGAAAGGACTATACCAATCTTTTTATGATCAGTATGACTCTTATAGTTTACAACAGCAGAGAGAACTGCTGCGAAATCAGGTTAATGAAATTATGAACTGGATAGAAAGCCTTGATGATGAAACATTATTCTCTCCCGGACAGAGAAAATGGGCTACAACTCCCGCTCAGTGGCCAGTTTGGAAATGGATTCATATTAATACTGTGGCTCCATTTAAAAACTTCAGAACACAACTTCGGAAATGGAAAAAAGAAAAAGGTACAGAATAG
- a CDS encoding cytochrome ubiquinol oxidase subunit I: MDDFIAARAQMALSLGFHIIFSCVGMVMPFLMAFAHWKYLKTNNEVYKGLTKAWSKGVAILFATGAVSGTMLSFELGLLWPGFMKHAGPIFGMPFSLEGTAFFIEAIAIGFFLYGWERFNKWFHWFCGFLVGVSGLASGILVVAANSWMNSPTGFDYINGQYINIDPIKAMFNDAWFPQALHMTVAAFCATGFAVAGVHAFMIMRKRNIEFHTKAFRIAVGFALIGAFGAPLSGDIAAKSVAERQPIKLAAMEAHFETEKGASFIVGGIPDEEKEEVKYAVKIPKVLSFLVSNDFNAEVKGLKDFPRDEWPPVAVVHYAFQIMIFFGVVMIGIGIVYLYSFFFRKEWLSKHWLLKTFLIATPFGYIALEAGWTVTEVGRQPWIIYGVMRTIDAVTPMPGIQYSFYFFTAIFISLSLILVFLLKRQIQMVPKLYDPTDSQFNDKNKKS, from the coding sequence ATGGATGATTTTATAGCAGCACGCGCTCAGATGGCACTCTCTCTGGGCTTTCATATCATATTCTCCTGTGTGGGTATGGTGATGCCTTTTCTGATGGCTTTTGCCCATTGGAAATACCTAAAGACCAATAATGAAGTATATAAAGGATTAACAAAAGCATGGAGCAAAGGGGTAGCTATCCTTTTTGCTACAGGAGCCGTTTCAGGAACAATGCTTTCTTTTGAACTGGGGCTTTTATGGCCCGGTTTTATGAAACATGCCGGTCCTATTTTCGGAATGCCGTTTTCACTTGAAGGAACAGCCTTTTTCATTGAGGCTATTGCCATCGGATTTTTTTTATATGGCTGGGAAAGATTCAACAAATGGTTTCACTGGTTTTGTGGATTTCTGGTTGGCGTAAGCGGACTGGCTTCCGGAATTCTTGTAGTAGCTGCCAACTCATGGATGAATTCTCCAACAGGTTTTGATTATATCAATGGACAGTATATTAATATAGATCCGATCAAAGCGATGTTCAATGATGCGTGGTTCCCCCAGGCTCTTCACATGACGGTTGCTGCATTTTGTGCGACAGGATTTGCGGTAGCCGGAGTTCATGCCTTTATGATCATGCGGAAAAGAAATATTGAATTTCATACCAAAGCGTTTAGAATTGCGGTAGGTTTTGCCCTTATCGGAGCATTCGGAGCACCTTTAAGTGGTGATATTGCGGCAAAATCAGTAGCAGAACGACAGCCTATTAAACTGGCGGCTATGGAAGCTCATTTTGAAACTGAAAAAGGGGCTTCTTTTATTGTCGGAGGAATTCCTGATGAAGAAAAAGAAGAAGTGAAATATGCTGTGAAAATTCCAAAGGTTTTAAGTTTTCTGGTGAGTAATGATTTCAATGCTGAAGTAAAGGGTCTTAAAGATTTCCCAAGAGATGAATGGCCACCGGTTGCAGTTGTTCACTATGCCTTTCAGATTATGATCTTTTTCGGGGTGGTAATGATTGGTATTGGAATCGTTTATTTATATTCTTTTTTCTTCAGAAAAGAATGGCTGAGTAAGCACTGGCTGTTAAAAACCTTCTTAATAGCAACCCCTTTTGGGTATATTGCTCTGGAAGCAGGATGGACAGTGACCGAAGTAGGAAGACAACCATGGATCATTTATGGAGTAATGAGAACTATAGATGCGGTAACCCCCATGCCTGGAATACAGTATTCATTCTATTTCTTTACTGCTATTTTCATATCATTATCATTGATTCTTGTTTTCCTTTTAAAGAGACAGATCCAAATGGTACCGAAACTTTATGATCCTACTGATTCTCAATTTAACGATAAAAACAAAAAATCATGA
- a CDS encoding cupin domain-containing protein, translated as MTKKNLLGIAFFAVHSSLLLSCDNSSNEPQSEYSDKIESVTLLKTTKSWDGTVYPAYPTTQPEISVLKIAVPPNKALDWHKHPVINAAYVEKGEIQIERKEDGKTQWVRKGQALPEMVNIAHRGKTGDKGATLIVFYSGTPDIPLSEPVH; from the coding sequence ATGACTAAAAAAAATCTATTGGGTATAGCTTTCTTTGCTGTACACTCTTCCCTGCTCCTTTCCTGTGATAATTCATCAAACGAGCCACAATCAGAATATTCTGATAAAATTGAATCAGTAACGCTTTTAAAAACGACAAAGTCCTGGGATGGAACTGTGTATCCTGCTTATCCTACAACACAGCCTGAAATATCAGTTCTGAAAATTGCTGTCCCTCCCAACAAAGCTCTGGACTGGCATAAGCATCCTGTCATTAATGCAGCTTATGTGGAAAAAGGAGAAATACAGATCGAAAGAAAAGAAGATGGCAAAACACAGTGGGTAAGGAAAGGCCAGGCGTTACCTGAAATGGTCAACATTGCCCACAGAGGAAAAACCGGAGATAAAGGAGCAACACTGATTGTTTTCTACAGCGGAACTCCTGACATTCCACTTTCCGAACCGGTACATTAG
- a CDS encoding DUF5684 domain-containing protein — MLTLLQTDPYNGTDAVSGAAAAGLGIGTMFISLLCYIFYGYCMYKIFQKAGRQDAWAAFIPIYNLIVLLEIVKKPIWWIILFCIPLVNIYACWVVYDRLAKGFSKETPLYTILILFLGFIFIPVLALGSDQYDSKLIPND, encoded by the coding sequence ATGCTAACTCTTTTACAAACAGACCCTTATAATGGGACAGATGCAGTATCTGGTGCAGCCGCTGCAGGATTAGGGATCGGAACAATGTTCATCAGCTTACTATGTTATATTTTCTATGGATATTGCATGTACAAAATCTTTCAGAAAGCAGGAAGACAAGATGCCTGGGCTGCTTTTATCCCAATTTATAATTTAATAGTGTTGCTGGAAATCGTGAAGAAACCCATATGGTGGATCATTCTTTTCTGTATTCCATTGGTAAATATCTATGCGTGCTGGGTTGTATATGACAGACTAGCCAAAGGTTTCTCCAAAGAGACTCCTCTGTATACCATTCTGATTCTCTTTTTGGGATTTATCTTTATTCCTGTATTGGCACTTGGAAGTGATCAGTACGATAGTAAGTTGATCCCAAATGATTAA
- a CDS encoding plasminogen receptor (KT), with protein MILISKILFFTSHHGFYTVALLFVFFGLLSYLTKKVWFLIPIIPLAILNGFGGQFINAWFLNKYGVESTAIITSDVETNSTLNEMYIHDYEAIVKKQDGKYISTFFSTTTASIYPIENAIRIPQTEVSFPVKYIPGYEKNIVILYNQSDEGQANLKYSKLAPVNSAKIKYEADRTNKEFIEEYIAALEEYVKHYDDETYKEKIKELQLELKELK; from the coding sequence ATGATTTTAATTTCAAAAATTCTGTTTTTCACCAGCCATCACGGTTTTTACACTGTGGCCCTGCTGTTTGTGTTCTTTGGACTTCTTTCTTATCTGACTAAAAAAGTGTGGTTTCTGATCCCTATTATTCCTCTGGCTATATTAAATGGGTTTGGGGGACAATTTATAAACGCATGGTTTTTAAACAAATACGGAGTAGAAAGTACCGCTATTATCACGTCTGATGTAGAAACCAATTCTACCCTAAATGAAATGTATATTCATGATTATGAAGCTATTGTAAAGAAACAGGACGGGAAATATATTTCAACATTTTTCTCTACTACAACTGCTTCTATCTATCCGATTGAAAATGCAATCAGAATCCCGCAAACAGAGGTTTCTTTTCCCGTAAAATACATTCCGGGCTATGAAAAAAACATAGTGATTCTCTATAACCAGTCTGATGAAGGACAGGCTAATCTTAAATATTCAAAATTGGCTCCTGTCAATTCTGCAAAAATCAAATATGAAGCAGACAGAACCAATAAGGAATTCATTGAAGAATATATCGCGGCATTGGAAGAGTATGTAAAACATTATGATGATGAGACTTACAAAGAAAAAATCAAAGAATTACAACTTGAGCTTAAGGAGCTTAAATAG
- the lysS gene encoding lysine--tRNA ligase has protein sequence MQLSEQEIIRREKLNKLTEMGINAFPADEYTITDTTESIKQDFSESKQVKIAGRLMSRRIQGKASFAELQDSKGKIQVYFNRDEICPGEDKELYNEVYKHLLDIGDIIGIEGELFTTQVGEKTVLVKNFTLLTKALRPLPQAKTDENGVVHDGFTDPELRYRQRYVDLTVNPQVKEIFVKRTKLFNAMRTFFNDAGYFEVETPILQSIPGGAAAKPFITHHNALDIPLYLRIANELYLKRLIVGGFDGVYEFSKNFRNEGMDRTHNPEFTAMEIYVAYKDYNWMMDFTEKLLEFCATQVNGNSESTFGEHTINWKAPYPRVSMTEAILKYTGFDITGKTEKELYDFAKSIGIEVNETMGKGKLIDEIFGEKCEGNFIQPTFITDYPIEMSPLTKKHRSKEGLTERFELMVCGKEIANAYSELNDPIDQRERFEAQMTLSERGDDEAMFIDQDFLRALEYGMPPTSGLGIGMDRLIMFLTNNASIQEVLFFPQMRPEKAVPQIELGEDEKVILEILNSQEEAMSLAEVKERSQLSGKKWDKASKTLTKNNIVKVEKIDENLLMKLA, from the coding sequence ATGCAATTATCAGAACAAGAAATCATTAGAAGAGAAAAGCTGAATAAGCTTACTGAAATGGGGATTAATGCGTTCCCTGCGGATGAGTATACCATTACAGATACTACAGAATCTATAAAACAGGACTTTTCTGAAAGTAAACAGGTAAAGATCGCTGGTAGATTGATGTCCCGCAGAATTCAGGGAAAGGCTTCTTTCGCAGAATTGCAGGATTCTAAAGGAAAAATTCAGGTTTACTTCAACAGAGACGAGATTTGTCCGGGTGAAGATAAAGAGCTCTATAATGAAGTATACAAACACCTTTTGGATATCGGTGATATTATCGGTATCGAAGGAGAATTATTTACAACTCAGGTAGGAGAGAAGACTGTTTTAGTAAAGAACTTTACACTTCTTACAAAGGCTTTACGTCCTCTTCCTCAGGCTAAAACTGACGAAAATGGTGTTGTACACGACGGCTTTACAGATCCGGAACTAAGATACAGACAGCGTTATGTAGATTTAACGGTAAATCCACAGGTTAAAGAAATTTTCGTGAAAAGAACAAAATTGTTCAATGCCATGAGAACATTCTTTAATGATGCAGGATATTTTGAAGTGGAAACTCCAATCTTACAGTCAATCCCTGGTGGTGCTGCAGCAAAACCATTCATTACGCATCACAATGCGTTGGATATTCCATTATATTTAAGAATTGCCAACGAATTATATCTGAAAAGATTGATCGTAGGTGGTTTTGACGGAGTATATGAGTTCTCAAAAAACTTCAGAAATGAAGGGATGGACAGAACGCATAATCCTGAGTTTACCGCTATGGAAATCTATGTAGCGTACAAAGATTACAACTGGATGATGGATTTCACTGAGAAATTACTGGAATTCTGTGCCACTCAGGTAAATGGAAATTCAGAATCTACTTTCGGTGAGCACACTATCAATTGGAAAGCTCCTTATCCAAGAGTTTCCATGACGGAAGCGATCCTGAAATATACAGGGTTTGATATCACAGGAAAAACGGAGAAAGAATTATATGATTTTGCCAAATCTATCGGTATTGAGGTGAATGAAACGATGGGTAAAGGAAAATTAATTGATGAGATCTTCGGTGAAAAATGTGAAGGAAACTTCATTCAGCCAACTTTCATTACAGATTATCCGATCGAAATGTCTCCGCTTACAAAGAAACACAGAAGCAAAGAAGGCTTAACAGAGCGTTTTGAATTAATGGTGTGCGGTAAAGAAATCGCCAATGCGTATTCAGAGCTTAATGATCCTATCGATCAGAGAGAGCGTTTTGAAGCACAGATGACTTTATCTGAAAGAGGAGATGACGAAGCAATGTTCATCGATCAGGACTTCTTAAGAGCATTGGAATATGGTATGCCGCCAACTTCAGGGTTAGGAATCGGTATGGACAGATTAATTATGTTCTTGACGAATAATGCGTCTATCCAGGAAGTATTATTCTTCCCTCAGATGAGACCGGAAAAAGCGGTTCCACAGATTGAACTGGGAGAAGATGAAAAGGTTATCCTTGAAATTCTTAACTCTCAGGAAGAAGCAATGTCTTTAGCTGAAGTAAAAGAAAGAAGCCAGTTATCTGGTAAAAAATGGGATAAAGCTTCCAAAACTCTTACAAAGAACAATATTGTGAAAGTAGAGAAAATTGACGAGAATCTTTTGATGAAACTAGCTTAA
- the gyrB gene encoding DNA topoisomerase (ATP-hydrolyzing) subunit B, with translation MSQKQYTASSIQALEGMEHVRMRPSMYIGDVGTRGLHHLVYEVVDNSIDEALAGYCDTIFVSIKEGNGIEVSDNGRGIPVDFHEKEQKSALEVVMTKIGAGGKFDKDSYKVSGGLHGVGVSCVNALSNEMVTTVYRDGNVYQQIYSKGKAQTQVEEIGHSEKRGTKQFFQPDDTIFTELIYNYDTLASRLRELSYLNKGITITLTDEREQLEDGSFRSEIFHSEGGLKEFVAYIDGSRESIMEHVIFMEGERDDIPVEVAMRYNTSFNENLHSYVNNINTHEGGTHLAGFRRALTRTLKKYADELGLPAKEKVEITGDDFREGLTAVISVKVMEPQFEGQTKTKLGNSEVSGAVDKIVGEMLTNFLEENPNEAKIIVQKVVLAAKARQAAKKAREMVQRKSPMGGSGLPGKLSDCSSKDPAESELFLVEGDSAGGTAKQGRDRHFQAILPLRGKILNVEKSMLHKVYDNEEIRNIYTALGVSVGTEEDSKALNMAKLRYHKIVIMTDADIDGSHISTLILTFFFRYMKELIENGYIYIAQPPLYLLKRGNKKVYAYNEKEREEFTLEMSPDGKGVEVQRYKGLGEMNPEQLWETTLNPEHRILKQVTIDNAVEADSVFSMLMGDEVPPRREFIEKNAKYAKIDA, from the coding sequence ATGAGTCAAAAACAATATACAGCTAGTAGTATTCAGGCATTGGAAGGAATGGAGCACGTTCGTATGCGTCCTTCAATGTACATTGGTGACGTAGGAACAAGAGGTCTTCACCATTTGGTTTATGAAGTAGTAGATAACTCTATTGACGAGGCATTGGCAGGATACTGCGACACGATCTTCGTTAGCATCAAGGAAGGAAACGGAATTGAAGTAAGTGATAATGGTAGAGGTATCCCGGTTGATTTCCACGAAAAAGAGCAGAAATCAGCCCTTGAAGTTGTAATGACAAAAATTGGAGCCGGTGGTAAGTTTGATAAAGACTCTTACAAAGTTTCAGGAGGTCTTCACGGAGTTGGGGTATCATGTGTGAATGCACTTTCCAACGAAATGGTAACTACTGTTTACAGAGACGGAAATGTTTATCAACAGATTTATTCTAAAGGAAAAGCACAGACTCAGGTTGAAGAGATCGGACATAGTGAGAAAAGAGGGACAAAGCAGTTTTTCCAGCCGGATGATACCATTTTTACGGAACTGATTTACAACTATGATACATTAGCAAGCCGTTTAAGAGAACTTTCTTACCTTAATAAAGGAATTACGATTACGCTTACTGATGAAAGAGAACAATTGGAAGATGGTTCTTTCCGCTCAGAAATTTTTCATTCTGAAGGAGGATTGAAAGAATTTGTTGCTTATATCGATGGTAGCCGTGAATCTATCATGGAGCACGTGATTTTCATGGAAGGTGAAAGAGACGATATTCCTGTTGAAGTGGCGATGCGTTATAATACGTCATTCAACGAAAATCTTCACTCTTATGTTAACAATATTAATACCCACGAAGGAGGTACTCACCTTGCAGGTTTCAGAAGAGCTTTAACAAGAACTTTAAAGAAATATGCAGATGAATTGGGGCTTCCGGCAAAAGAAAAAGTAGAAATTACGGGTGATGACTTCCGTGAAGGATTAACAGCAGTAATTTCTGTAAAAGTAATGGAACCTCAGTTTGAAGGGCAGACCAAAACAAAATTAGGAAACTCTGAAGTTTCTGGTGCTGTTGATAAGATTGTAGGGGAAATGCTTACGAACTTCCTGGAAGAGAACCCTAATGAAGCGAAGATAATCGTTCAAAAAGTTGTTTTAGCTGCCAAGGCAAGACAAGCTGCGAAAAAAGCCCGTGAAATGGTTCAGAGAAAATCTCCAATGGGAGGTTCTGGTCTTCCCGGGAAACTTTCTGACTGTTCATCCAAAGACCCGGCTGAATCCGAACTTTTCCTTGTAGAGGGAGATTCCGCAGGTGGAACGGCTAAACAGGGAAGAGACAGACACTTTCAGGCTATTCTTCCTCTGAGAGGTAAGATTTTGAACGTAGAGAAATCTATGCTTCATAAAGTATATGACAACGAGGAAATCAGAAACATCTATACCGCTCTTGGAGTTTCTGTAGGTACGGAAGAAGATAGCAAAGCATTGAACATGGCTAAGCTAAGATATCATAAGATCGTGATTATGACCGATGCTGATATTGATGGATCTCACATTTCTACACTTATTCTTACCTTCTTCTTCAGATATATGAAGGAACTTATTGAGAACGGGTATATCTATATTGCTCAGCCGCCTTTATACCTTTTAAAGAGAGGTAATAAAAAAGTGTATGCGTACAATGAAAAAGAACGTGAAGAGTTTACATTAGAGATGTCTCCGGATGGGAAAGGAGTAGAAGTGCAACGTTACAAAGGTCTTGGGGAAATGAACCCTGAACAGCTTTGGGAAACAACCCTGAATCCTGAACACAGAATTCTGAAGCAGGTAACCATTGATAATGCAGTGGAAGCAGACAGTGTTTTCTCAATGTTAATGGGAGATGAAGTTCCACCGAGAAGAGAGTTTATCGAGAAAAATGCGAAATATGCAAAAATTGATGCATAA
- a CDS encoding c-type cytochrome, whose protein sequence is MKKILLAGTLGLLIISCSKKENTAEVAPSSETAVSEPAKSNLSGDQIMETLDCSGCHSVNERMIGPSYKEIAGKYSEKDTELLASKIIEGGSGVWGSVPMAAHPQVSKEDAKKMVEYILSQKK, encoded by the coding sequence ATGAAAAAAATACTTTTGGCAGGAACACTCGGTCTTTTGATCATTTCCTGTTCTAAAAAAGAAAATACAGCAGAAGTGGCTCCTTCTTCTGAGACAGCTGTTTCAGAACCGGCTAAATCTAATCTTTCTGGTGATCAGATCATGGAAACCTTGGATTGCTCAGGATGCCACTCTGTAAATGAGAGAATGATAGGACCTTCTTATAAGGAAATTGCAGGAAAGTATTCTGAAAAGGATACCGAATTGCTGGCTTCCAAGATTATAGAAGGCGGTAGTGGGGTATGGGGAAGTGTGCCTATGGCAGCCCATCCACAGGTATCTAAAGAAGATGCCAAAAAAATGGTGGAATATATTTTAAGCCAGAAGAAATAA
- the rlmF gene encoding 23S rRNA (adenine(1618)-N(6))-methyltransferase RlmF, with protein MSAEKSSLHTRNLHRNPYDFDQLISCVPELKHYVFINAYQTVTINFSIPKAVKLLNKALLLHFYHIKGWDIPDTNLCPPIPGRADYVHYIADLLAEQLDEIPAGNSVKGLDIGTGANLVYPLISHKSYGWTMLGTDINQNSLTNAQHILDQNPDLSSVIQLKRQPDAEHIFKNIMGPEDRFTFTMCNPPFHDSEEAALKGNIRKIKNLKISNSQQPLLNFGGQQSELWCEGGELAFITKMINESALFSSQVLWFTCLVSKKDNLNKLTHFLKKVKAIEVKTIDMAQGQKVSRMLAWTFIPQKERRRWFV; from the coding sequence ATGTCTGCTGAAAAATCCAGTCTGCACACAAGAAATCTGCATCGCAATCCCTATGATTTTGATCAGCTTATTTCTTGTGTGCCTGAACTGAAACACTATGTTTTCATTAATGCTTATCAGACGGTAACCATCAATTTCAGCATTCCAAAAGCGGTGAAACTGCTCAACAAAGCCTTACTCTTACATTTTTATCATATTAAAGGCTGGGATATTCCGGATACCAATCTTTGTCCGCCCATTCCCGGACGTGCAGATTATGTACATTATATTGCCGATCTTTTAGCCGAACAGCTTGATGAAATTCCGGCAGGAAATTCTGTAAAAGGCCTGGATATAGGAACAGGAGCCAATCTTGTTTATCCTTTAATCAGTCACAAATCTTATGGCTGGACCATGCTGGGAACAGATATCAATCAGAATTCTTTGACCAATGCCCAGCATATTTTAGATCAAAATCCAGATCTTTCATCTGTTATTCAGTTGAAAAGGCAGCCCGATGCTGAGCACATCTTTAAAAATATTATGGGTCCTGAAGACAGATTTACTTTTACTATGTGCAATCCTCCTTTTCATGATTCTGAGGAAGCTGCATTGAAAGGGAATATCAGAAAAATAAAAAATCTTAAAATATCAAACTCCCAACAGCCTTTGCTTAATTTTGGCGGCCAACAGTCGGAACTTTGGTGTGAAGGAGGTGAACTGGCTTTTATCACTAAGATGATTAATGAAAGTGCATTATTTTCATCACAGGTTCTTTGGTTTACCTGCCTGGTTTCCAAAAAAGACAATCTCAATAAGCTGACTCATTTTCTAAAGAAAGTAAAAGCAATAGAAGTGAAAACTATTGATATGGCTCAGGGACAAAAGGTTAGCAGAATGCTGGCGTGGACGTTTATTCCTCAGAAGGAGAGGAGAAGGTGGTTTGTTTAA